A DNA window from Streptomyces canus contains the following coding sequences:
- a CDS encoding DUF6114 domain-containing protein produces MVSRRGPRRTGSCCPLPIPFFNLSLGALSVAMSTMARAGSLVIGLTLIVLAGLLRFQPIIRFFAGCVAVVLGVLSLPLSSFGGFFGGTLFAATGGLLAPSWGPVDVRPVETPGPTEGASAAAGPEERAGE; encoded by the coding sequence GTGGTCTCCCGCCGGGGCCCCCGTCGGACCGGGAGTTGCTGCCCGCTGCCGATCCCGTTCTTCAACCTGTCCCTGGGCGCGCTGTCCGTGGCGATGTCCACCATGGCGAGGGCCGGTTCCCTGGTCATCGGCCTGACCCTGATCGTCCTGGCCGGACTCCTGCGGTTCCAGCCGATCATCAGGTTCTTCGCCGGCTGTGTCGCCGTGGTCCTCGGCGTGCTGTCGCTTCCCCTCTCCAGCTTCGGCGGCTTCTTCGGCGGCACGCTGTTCGCGGCCACGGGCGGGCTCCTGGCCCCCTCCTGGGGCCCGGTGGACGTACGCCCGGTGGAGACGCCCGGCCCCACCGAGGGGGCGTCGGCCGCCGCCGGCCCCGAGGAGAGGGCTGGGGAATGA
- a CDS encoding helix-turn-helix domain-containing protein: protein MADDYLVRIGKLIRDARQHRGWTQSQLAEALGTSQSAVNRIERGNQNISLEMIARIGEALDSEIVSLGYAGPMHLRVVGGRRLSGAIDVKTSKNACVALLCASLLNKGRTVLRRVARIEEVYRLLEVLSSIGVRTRWINDGVDLELVPPTELNMDAIDAEAAVRTRSIIMFLGPLLHRMDSFKLPYAGGCDLGTRTIEPHMIALRRFGLDVAATEGQYHARVDRSVRPGRPIVLTERGDTVTENALLAAARHDGVTVIRNASSNYMVQDLCFFLEALGVKVEGIGTTTLTVHGVPHIDVDVDYSPSEDPVEAMSLLAAAVVTESELTVRRVPIEFLEIELAVLEEMGLDHDRTPEYFADNGRTRLVDLTVRPSKLEAPIDKIHPMPFPGLNIDNVPFFAAIAAAAQGQTLIHDWVYDNRAIYLTDLNRLGGRLQLLDPHRVLVEGPTRWRAAEMMCPPALRPAVVVLLAMMAADGTSVLRNVYVINRGYEDLAERLNSVGAQIEIFRDI, encoded by the coding sequence ATGGCAGACGACTACCTCGTACGCATCGGCAAGCTCATCCGTGACGCCCGGCAGCACCGGGGCTGGACACAGTCGCAGCTTGCCGAGGCGCTCGGCACCAGTCAGAGCGCCGTCAATCGCATCGAGCGCGGCAACCAAAACATCAGCCTTGAGATGATCGCCCGTATCGGTGAAGCACTGGACAGCGAAATCGTCTCTCTGGGCTACGCGGGCCCCATGCACCTGCGCGTGGTCGGCGGTCGGCGGCTGTCCGGCGCGATCGACGTCAAGACGAGCAAGAACGCGTGTGTGGCCCTGCTCTGCGCCTCGCTCCTCAACAAGGGGCGCACGGTGCTGCGCAGGGTCGCCCGCATCGAGGAGGTCTACCGCCTCCTGGAGGTGCTGAGCTCCATCGGGGTCCGCACCCGCTGGATCAACGACGGAGTCGACCTCGAACTCGTGCCGCCGACCGAGCTGAACATGGACGCCATCGACGCCGAGGCCGCCGTCCGCACCCGCTCCATCATCATGTTCCTCGGTCCGCTGCTGCACCGTATGGACAGCTTCAAGCTGCCCTACGCCGGCGGCTGCGACCTCGGCACCCGGACCATCGAGCCGCACATGATCGCGCTGCGCCGGTTCGGTCTGGACGTCGCGGCGACCGAGGGCCAGTACCACGCGCGCGTGGACCGGTCGGTCCGCCCCGGCCGTCCGATCGTGCTGACCGAGCGCGGCGACACCGTGACGGAGAACGCGCTGCTCGCGGCCGCCCGCCACGACGGCGTCACCGTCATCCGCAACGCTTCCTCCAACTACATGGTCCAGGACCTGTGCTTCTTCCTGGAGGCCCTGGGAGTGAAGGTCGAGGGCATCGGCACCACCACGCTCACCGTGCACGGCGTACCGCACATCGACGTGGACGTCGACTACTCCCCCTCCGAGGACCCGGTCGAGGCGATGAGCCTGCTGGCCGCGGCCGTGGTGACGGAGTCCGAGCTGACCGTGCGCCGGGTGCCCATCGAGTTCCTGGAGATCGAGCTCGCGGTCCTTGAGGAGATGGGGCTCGACCACGACCGTACGCCTGAGTACTTCGCGGACAACGGCCGTACCCGGCTGGTCGACCTCACGGTCCGGCCCTCCAAACTGGAAGCGCCGATCGACAAGATCCACCCGATGCCGTTCCCCGGCCTGAACATCGACAACGTCCCGTTCTTCGCGGCCATCGCGGCGGCCGCGCAGGGTCAGACCCTCATCCACGACTGGGTCTACGACAACCGGGCGATCTACCTGACGGATCTGAACCGGTTGGGCGGGCGCCTCCAACTCCTCGACCCGCACCGGGTGCTGGTGGAGGGCCCGACCCGCTGGCGTGCCGCCGAGATGATGTGCCCGCCGGCCCTGCGCCCCGCCGTGGTCGTCCTGCTGGCGATGATGGCGGCCGACGGCACGTCCGTGCTGCGCAACGTCTATGTCATCAACCGCGGTTACGAGGACCTGGCCGAGCGGCTCAACTCGGTGGGGGCGCAGATCGAGATCTTCCGGGACATCTGA
- a CDS encoding DUF4236 domain-containing protein: MGLTFRKSFRILPGVRLNINRHSWSITTGGGKHGPRHTHNSTGRRTTSMDLPGPFGWRRTRTAKRH, translated from the coding sequence ATGGGCCTCACGTTCCGCAAGAGCTTCCGGATCCTGCCCGGCGTGCGGCTGAACATCAACCGGCACTCCTGGTCCATCACCACCGGCGGCGGCAAGCACGGCCCGCGGCACACACACAACAGCACGGGACGTCGTACGACATCGATGGATCTGCCCGGACCTTTCGGGTGGCGCCGCACCCGTACCGCCAAGCGCCACTGA
- the acnA gene encoding aconitate hydratase AcnA, which yields MSANSFDARATLSVGDESYEIFRLDKVEGSARLPYSLKVLLENLLRTEDGANITADHIRALGGWDSKAQPSQEIQFTPARVIMQDFTGVPCVVDLATMREAVKELGGDPAKVNPLSPAELVIDHSVIADKFGTNEAFAQNVELEYGRNRERYQFLRWGQTAFDDFKVVPPGTGIVHQVNIEHLARTVMVRNGQAYPDTLVGTDSHTTMVNGLGVLGWGVGGIEAEAAMLGQPVSMLIPRVVGFKLTGELTPGTTATDLVLTITEMLRKHGVVGKFVEFYGEGVAATSLANRATIGNMSPEFGSTAAIFPIDDETIKYLKLTGRSEQQLALVEAYAKEQGLWLDPKAEPDFSEKLELDLSTVVPSIAGPKRPQDRIVLANAAEQFKQDVRNYVDDVDEAGQESFPASDAPAVAPNGAPSNPVTVTAPDGSTYEIDHGAVTVAAITSCTNTSNPYVMVAAALVAKKAVEKGLTRKPWVKTTLAPGSKVVTDYFDKAGLTPYLDKVGFNLVGYGCTTCIGNSGPLPEEVSKAVNDHDLAVTAVLSGNRNFEGRINPDVKMNYLASPPLVVAYALAGSMKVDITREALGVDQDGNPVHLKDIWPSEAEVNDVVANAIGEDMFNKSYADVFAGDAQWQALPIPTGNTFEWDPQSTYVRKPPYFEGMTMETTPVSDITGARVLAKLGDSVTTDHISPAGAIKADTPAGKYLTEHGVERRDFNSYGSRRGNHEVMIRGTFANIRLRNQIAPGTEGGYTRDFTQADAPVSFIYDASRNYIEQGIPLAILAGKEYGSGSSRDWAAKGTALLGVKAVIAESYERIHRSNLIGMGVLPLQFPEGASAESLGLTGEETFSFTGVEELNNGTTPRTVKVTTDTGVEFDAVVRIDTPGEADYYRNGGIMQYVLRSLIRK from the coding sequence GTGTCGGCGAACAGCTTCGACGCCCGCGCCACGCTGAGCGTGGGCGACGAGTCGTACGAGATCTTCCGGCTGGACAAGGTGGAGGGCTCGGCCCGCCTGCCGTACAGCCTCAAGGTTCTCCTGGAGAACCTGCTCCGTACCGAGGACGGCGCGAACATCACCGCCGACCACATCCGCGCGCTCGGCGGCTGGGACTCGAAGGCCCAGCCGTCGCAGGAGATCCAGTTCACGCCGGCCCGCGTGATCATGCAGGACTTCACCGGCGTGCCCTGTGTCGTGGACCTCGCCACCATGCGTGAGGCCGTCAAGGAGCTCGGCGGCGACCCGGCGAAGGTCAACCCGCTCTCCCCGGCCGAGCTGGTCATCGACCACTCCGTCATCGCCGACAAGTTCGGCACGAACGAGGCCTTCGCGCAGAACGTCGAGCTGGAGTACGGCCGCAACCGCGAGCGCTACCAGTTCCTGCGCTGGGGCCAGACCGCGTTCGACGACTTCAAGGTCGTCCCGCCCGGCACCGGCATCGTCCACCAGGTGAACATCGAGCACCTGGCCCGTACGGTCATGGTCCGCAACGGTCAGGCCTACCCCGACACGCTGGTCGGCACCGACTCGCACACCACCATGGTCAACGGCCTCGGTGTGCTGGGCTGGGGCGTCGGCGGCATCGAGGCCGAGGCCGCGATGCTCGGCCAGCCGGTCTCCATGCTCATCCCGCGCGTCGTCGGCTTCAAGCTGACCGGTGAGCTCACCCCCGGCACCACCGCCACCGACCTCGTGCTGACCATCACCGAGATGCTCCGCAAGCACGGCGTGGTCGGCAAGTTCGTCGAGTTCTACGGCGAGGGCGTCGCCGCCACCTCCCTCGCGAACCGCGCCACCATCGGCAACATGTCGCCGGAGTTCGGCTCGACCGCCGCGATCTTCCCGATCGACGACGAGACCATCAAGTACCTCAAGCTCACCGGCCGCTCCGAGCAGCAGCTCGCGCTCGTCGAGGCGTACGCCAAGGAGCAGGGTCTCTGGCTGGACCCGAAGGCCGAGCCGGACTTCTCCGAGAAGCTGGAGCTCGACCTCTCCACGGTCGTCCCCTCCATCGCCGGCCCCAAGCGCCCGCAGGACCGCATCGTCCTCGCGAACGCCGCCGAGCAGTTCAAGCAGGACGTCCGCAACTACGTCGACGACGTGGACGAGGCCGGTCAGGAGTCCTTCCCGGCCTCCGACGCCCCGGCCGTCGCCCCGAACGGCGCTCCGTCCAACCCGGTCACCGTGACCGCCCCCGACGGTTCGACCTACGAGATCGACCACGGCGCGGTGACGGTCGCGGCCATCACCTCCTGCACCAACACCTCGAACCCGTACGTCATGGTCGCCGCCGCGCTCGTCGCGAAGAAGGCCGTGGAGAAGGGCCTGACCCGCAAGCCGTGGGTCAAGACCACCCTCGCCCCGGGCTCCAAGGTCGTCACCGACTACTTCGACAAGGCCGGGCTCACCCCCTACCTCGACAAGGTCGGCTTCAACCTCGTCGGCTACGGCTGCACCACCTGCATCGGCAACTCCGGCCCGCTGCCGGAGGAGGTCTCCAAGGCCGTCAACGACCACGACCTCGCGGTCACCGCGGTCCTGTCCGGCAACCGGAACTTCGAGGGCCGGATCAACCCCGACGTCAAGATGAACTACCTGGCCTCCCCGCCGCTGGTCGTCGCGTACGCCCTCGCGGGCTCCATGAAGGTGGACATCACGCGCGAGGCCCTGGGCGTCGACCAGGACGGCAACCCGGTCCACCTCAAGGACATCTGGCCCTCCGAGGCCGAGGTCAACGACGTCGTGGCGAACGCCATCGGCGAGGACATGTTCAACAAGTCCTACGCCGACGTCTTCGCGGGCGACGCCCAGTGGCAGGCGCTGCCGATCCCGACCGGCAACACCTTCGAGTGGGACCCGCAGTCGACGTACGTCCGCAAGCCCCCGTACTTCGAGGGCATGACGATGGAGACCACCCCGGTCTCCGACATCACCGGCGCCCGCGTGCTCGCCAAGCTGGGCGACTCGGTGACCACGGACCACATCTCGCCCGCCGGTGCCATCAAGGCCGACACCCCGGCCGGCAAGTACCTCACCGAGCACGGTGTGGAGCGTCGTGACTTCAACAGCTACGGCTCGCGCCGCGGCAACCACGAGGTCATGATCCGCGGCACGTTCGCCAACATCCGCCTGCGCAACCAGATCGCGCCGGGCACGGAAGGCGGCTACACCCGCGACTTCACCCAGGCCGACGCCCCGGTGTCGTTCATCTACGACGCCTCGCGCAACTACATCGAGCAGGGCATCCCGCTGGCCATCCTGGCCGGCAAGGAGTACGGCTCCGGCTCGTCCCGCGACTGGGCCGCCAAGGGCACCGCGCTCCTCGGCGTCAAGGCCGTCATCGCCGAGTCGTACGAGCGCATCCACCGCTCGAACCTCATCGGCATGGGTGTCCTGCCGCTGCAGTTCCCGGAGGGCGCGAGCGCCGAGTCCCTCGGCCTGACCGGCGAGGAGACCTTCTCCTTCACCGGTGTCGAGGAGCTCAACAACGGCACCACGCCGCGCACGGTCAAGGTCACCACCGACACGGGCGTCGAGTTCGACGCGGTCGTCCGCATCGACACCCCCGGTGAGGCCGACTACTACCGCAACGGCGGCATCATGCAGTACGTGCTGCGCAGCCTGATCCGCAAGTAA
- a CDS encoding response regulator transcription factor — protein MTGTSGSRTGRARVLIVDDEPALNEVLSVAVTEAGWRPYTALDGRSALSTARGCAPHAVVLDGMLPDLDGLQVLRRLRQENPKLPVLMLTARDALEHRLDGLEAGADDYVTKPFSLEEVVLRLRGLLRRAASRDGRTDDSVHVLGDLVMTGDTREVRRAGVPVQLTAKEFDLLGLLLGHPRQVLSKAQILDHVWSSSFDGGGNLVEVYISSLRRKIDKGRAPMIHTVRGLGYAIRAAEDGR, from the coding sequence ATGACTGGCACCTCCGGGTCCCGAACCGGCCGAGCAAGAGTGCTCATCGTCGACGACGAGCCCGCACTCAACGAAGTGCTGTCCGTCGCCGTCACCGAGGCGGGCTGGCGTCCCTATACGGCGCTCGACGGGCGCAGCGCACTGAGTACGGCGCGCGGCTGCGCACCGCACGCCGTGGTGCTCGACGGGATGCTGCCCGACCTGGACGGCCTCCAGGTGCTGCGCCGGCTGCGCCAGGAGAACCCGAAGCTGCCCGTCCTCATGCTCACCGCCCGCGATGCCCTCGAACACCGCCTCGACGGCCTGGAGGCAGGCGCCGACGACTACGTCACCAAGCCCTTCTCCCTGGAGGAGGTCGTGCTGCGGCTGCGCGGACTGCTGCGCCGGGCCGCGTCCCGGGACGGCCGCACCGACGACTCCGTCCACGTGCTCGGCGACCTCGTCATGACCGGGGACACCCGCGAAGTGCGCCGGGCGGGTGTGCCCGTCCAGCTCACGGCGAAGGAGTTCGACCTGCTCGGTCTGCTGCTCGGCCATCCACGCCAGGTGCTCAGCAAGGCGCAGATCCTCGACCACGTCTGGAGCAGCTCCTTCGACGGCGGCGGCAATCTCGTCGAGGTCTACATCTCCAGTCTGCGCAGGAAGATCGACAAGGGACGGGCACCGATGATCCACACCGTGCGTGGCCTCGGGTACGCCATCAGGGCCGCGGAGGACGGGAGATGA
- a CDS encoding sensor histidine kinase, with product MSRRPKARTRTRSIRTRLLVFVTATLVVVCVAMGLITTLFQHAYLMGNLDDRVLDTAERALGGASLHENLQDDLTFLRESGQPAGMLAARLDEDGAIVSAAVVVQDAPNQNLGTDQRAALAGVRADGAMHTRTVPGLGTYRVTVLVDGGVRILAGLPMDDVQDMISGLVMIETGVAVAGLVAAGCVCTVVIRRQLRPLGRVAATAVEVSRAPLGHGEVTGLTRVPEGDTDPDSEAGQVGAALNHLLDHVESSLAERQRSEERMRRFLADASHELRTPLASIAGYAELMNHGTDRIEPVLAWRRVSAESARMTGLVEDLLLLARLDEGRPLQSREVDLAALVAEAVWDARAAAGGHDWQLELSPDAPALVTGDEARLHQVVANLLSNARMHTPAGTRVVASVESTDERCVIRVRDNGPGIPPALLPTVFERFTRADTSRSRADARSGGSGLGLAIAAAITAAHGGRIRVESTPGRSEFTIELPTATAAGLEERAVAGNPASVSCSQGRGKLREKPPRLAEPTVR from the coding sequence ATGAGCCGGCGCCCGAAAGCGAGGACGCGCACCCGGTCCATCCGTACCCGCCTGCTCGTCTTCGTCACTGCCACCCTGGTCGTCGTCTGTGTCGCGATGGGCCTGATCACCACGCTCTTCCAGCACGCCTATCTGATGGGCAACCTGGACGACCGCGTCCTCGACACCGCCGAACGGGCCCTGGGAGGAGCCTCGTTGCACGAGAACCTCCAGGACGATCTGACGTTCCTGAGGGAGAGCGGGCAGCCCGCCGGAATGCTCGCCGCCCGGCTCGACGAGGACGGCGCCATCGTCTCCGCGGCCGTCGTCGTCCAGGACGCCCCCAACCAGAACCTCGGCACCGACCAGCGCGCCGCCCTGGCCGGGGTGCGGGCCGACGGCGCGATGCACACCCGGACCGTGCCCGGCCTCGGCACCTATCGGGTCACCGTCCTCGTGGACGGAGGCGTCCGGATCCTCGCCGGCCTGCCCATGGACGACGTCCAGGACATGATCAGCGGACTCGTGATGATCGAGACAGGCGTCGCCGTGGCCGGGCTCGTCGCCGCCGGCTGCGTCTGCACGGTGGTCATACGACGGCAGCTGCGCCCCCTCGGCCGGGTCGCCGCCACCGCCGTCGAGGTGTCCCGCGCCCCGCTCGGACACGGCGAGGTCACCGGCCTGACCCGGGTGCCGGAAGGGGACACCGACCCCGACAGCGAGGCCGGCCAGGTCGGCGCCGCGCTCAACCATCTGCTCGACCACGTGGAGTCCTCCCTCGCCGAACGGCAGCGCAGCGAGGAGCGCATGCGGCGGTTCCTCGCCGACGCCAGCCACGAACTCCGTACGCCCCTCGCCTCGATCGCCGGATACGCCGAGCTGATGAACCACGGCACCGACCGGATCGAGCCGGTGCTGGCCTGGCGCCGGGTCTCGGCGGAGTCGGCGCGGATGACGGGTCTGGTGGAGGACCTGCTCCTGCTCGCCCGCCTCGACGAGGGCCGCCCCCTTCAGTCCCGCGAGGTCGACCTGGCGGCGCTGGTCGCGGAGGCGGTGTGGGATGCGCGGGCGGCAGCCGGCGGCCATGACTGGCAGCTCGAACTGAGCCCGGACGCCCCGGCGTTGGTCACCGGCGACGAGGCGCGCCTGCACCAGGTGGTGGCCAACCTGCTGTCCAACGCGAGGATGCACACGCCGGCGGGCACGAGGGTGGTGGCGTCGGTGGAGTCGACGGACGAGCGCTGCGTGATCCGAGTCCGCGACAACGGCCCGGGCATCCCGCCCGCCCTCCTCCCCACGGTCTTCGAACGCTTCACCCGAGCGGACACGTCCCGCTCACGGGCTGACGCCAGATCCGGCGGCTCGGGCCTGGGCCTGGCCATCGCGGCGGCGATCACGGCCGCCCACGGAGGCCGCATCCGGGTCGAAAGCACCCCCGGCCGATCGGAGTTCACGATCGAACTCCCGACGGCCACGGCGGCCGGCTTGGAGGAGCGAGCGGTCGCAGGAAATCCGGCCTCGGTGTCATGCTCACAGGGGCGCGGCAAACTGCGCGAGAAACCCCCGCGACTCGCGGAGCCGACCGTCCGGTGA
- a CDS encoding HD domain-containing protein, producing MTTPELLHRALHDPGPRPLPEDAAHLLRTLDAPPRLAAHLRLVHDVAYELTEWLARQHPTLHLDRDAVLFGAATHDIGKTAHASELSGPGSAHEKAGQDLLLAHGVPPHLARFAATHATWTLPDIGLEDLLVAVADKIWKNKRVPELEDLVVRRLAGASGRTVWEEFMEFDDALTTVGEDAQERLAFQAAYPV from the coding sequence GTGACCACCCCCGAACTCCTCCACCGCGCCCTCCACGACCCGGGCCCCCGCCCCCTCCCCGAAGATGCGGCTCACCTCCTCCGGACCCTCGACGCCCCGCCCCGTCTGGCGGCCCACCTGAGGCTGGTGCACGACGTGGCGTACGAGCTCACGGAGTGGCTGGCGCGACAGCATCCCACGCTCCACCTCGACCGCGACGCCGTCCTGTTCGGCGCCGCCACGCACGACATAGGCAAGACCGCGCACGCCTCCGAACTCTCCGGCCCGGGCTCCGCACACGAGAAGGCCGGCCAGGACCTCCTCCTGGCCCACGGCGTCCCCCCGCACCTGGCCCGCTTCGCCGCCACCCACGCGACCTGGACCCTCCCGGACATCGGCCTCGAAGACCTGCTGGTCGCCGTCGCCGACAAGATCTGGAAGAACAAACGGGTCCCCGAACTGGAGGATCTCGTGGTCAGGAGGCTCGCCGGGGCGAGCGGGCGGACGGTGTGGGAGGAGTTCATGGAGTTCGACGACGCGCTGACGACCGTAGGAGAAGACGCGCAGGAGCGGCTGGCCTTCCAGGCGGCCTACCCGGTGTGA
- a CDS encoding lytic polysaccharide monooxygenase: MILTKLSRVTRPRALFLVLVSLLATLPALSLVLTTGGKAEAHGTPMKPASRTFLCWQDGLTDTGEIKPVNPACRNAQAVSGTTPFYNWFSVLRSDGAGRTRGFVPDGELCSGGNTNFTGFNAARDDWPLTHLTSGKTVDFSYNAWAAHPGWFYVYVTKDGFDPKKTLTWDDMEAQPFLSVDHPPLNGSPGTVEANYSWTGQLPANKSGRHIIYMVWQRSDSAETFYSCSDVVFDGGNGEVTGIHEPGNPTEPVPGTCTATRKTTGSWSGGYQSEVTVTNSGDVPMLGWMVDWTLPIGQKVDSLWNGNATYTGEDVMVHNANWNGSLSPGQSTTFGYVVTGSGGDTATTLPCRVG; this comes from the coding sequence ATGATCCTGACAAAGTTATCGAGGGTGACCCGCCCCAGAGCCCTCTTCCTGGTCCTCGTCTCCCTGCTCGCCACCCTCCCCGCCCTCAGCCTCGTCCTCACGACCGGCGGCAAGGCCGAGGCCCACGGCACCCCGATGAAGCCCGCCAGCCGCACCTTCCTGTGCTGGCAGGACGGGCTGACCGACACCGGTGAGATCAAGCCGGTCAACCCGGCCTGCAGGAACGCGCAGGCGGTCAGCGGCACCACACCGTTCTACAACTGGTTCTCCGTGCTCCGCTCGGACGGCGCCGGCCGCACCCGCGGCTTCGTGCCGGACGGCGAGCTGTGCAGCGGAGGCAACACCAACTTCACCGGCTTCAACGCCGCCCGCGACGACTGGCCGCTCACCCACCTCACCTCGGGCAAGACGGTCGACTTCTCCTACAACGCCTGGGCCGCGCACCCGGGTTGGTTCTACGTCTACGTCACCAAGGACGGCTTCGACCCGAAGAAGACCCTCACCTGGGACGACATGGAGGCCCAGCCGTTCCTCAGCGTCGACCACCCGCCGCTCAACGGCAGCCCGGGCACGGTCGAGGCCAACTACTCCTGGACGGGGCAGCTTCCGGCGAACAAGTCCGGCCGCCACATCATCTACATGGTCTGGCAGCGTTCGGACAGCGCGGAGACCTTCTATTCCTGCTCCGACGTCGTCTTCGACGGCGGCAACGGCGAGGTCACCGGCATCCACGAACCCGGCAACCCGACCGAACCGGTACCCGGCACCTGCACGGCCACCCGTAAGACCACGGGCAGTTGGAGCGGCGGCTACCAGTCCGAGGTGACCGTCACCAACTCCGGCGACGTCCCGATGCTGGGCTGGATGGTCGACTGGACCCTGCCGATCGGGCAGAAGGTCGACAGTCTCTGGAACGGCAACGCCACCTACACCGGCGAGGACGTGATGGTCCACAACGCCAACTGGAACGGCTCGCTCAGTCCGGGGCAGAGTACGACGTTCGGTTACGTCGTCACCGGCTCCGGAGGTGACACGGCCACGACGCTTCCCTGCCGGGTCGGCTGA
- a CDS encoding acetylxylan esterase encodes MPAFDLPTRELERYRPDVQEPPDFDGFWRDTVKEAAQTDVLVSVRPAESGLRLTQTWDVTLRGFAGDPVRAWYSRPAGVGEPLPAVVEYAGYGRGRGLPHERLTWVNAGYAHLLMDNRGQGDQYGNGGATPDPHASAPGGPGPAARGLLDPRDYHYRRLITDAVRAVAAVRALPGVDASRVAAVGNSQGGGLALAVAGLVPDLAAVLVTAPFLCGIRRALDLTDASPYGEISTYLSVHRGAQEAAYRTLAYMEGVSFARRAAAPAHFGVGLRDTVCPPSGAYAAFNRYGELTGVDPRKEIHAYPYNGHEGGDAVQVRRQLDWLGEVLEPGPVNPQPG; translated from the coding sequence GTGCCTGCGTTCGACCTGCCGACGAGGGAGCTGGAGCGGTACCGTCCCGATGTCCAGGAGCCCCCGGACTTCGACGGGTTCTGGCGTGACACCGTCAAAGAGGCGGCGCAGACGGATGTGTTGGTGTCGGTGCGCCCGGCGGAGAGCGGGCTGCGGCTGACGCAGACCTGGGACGTCACCCTCCGGGGCTTCGCCGGCGATCCGGTGCGCGCCTGGTACAGCAGACCGGCCGGGGTGGGCGAGCCCCTGCCGGCGGTCGTCGAGTACGCCGGTTACGGCCGCGGGCGCGGCCTGCCGCACGAGCGGCTGACCTGGGTGAACGCCGGGTACGCGCATCTGCTGATGGACAACCGCGGGCAGGGTGACCAGTACGGCAACGGCGGGGCCACCCCCGACCCGCACGCCTCGGCACCGGGCGGCCCGGGACCGGCGGCCCGCGGCCTGCTCGACCCCCGTGACTACCACTACCGGCGGCTGATCACGGACGCGGTGCGCGCGGTGGCCGCGGTGCGCGCCCTTCCGGGAGTGGACGCGTCCCGCGTCGCGGCCGTCGGCAACAGCCAGGGCGGCGGGCTGGCGCTGGCCGTCGCGGGACTGGTGCCGGACCTGGCGGCGGTCCTGGTCACCGCGCCTTTCCTGTGCGGCATCCGACGGGCCCTGGATCTGACCGACGCGAGCCCGTACGGCGAGATCAGCACGTACCTCTCCGTGCACCGGGGCGCACAGGAGGCCGCGTACCGCACCCTCGCGTACATGGAGGGCGTCTCCTTCGCACGGCGCGCCGCCGCCCCGGCCCACTTCGGGGTCGGCCTGCGCGACACGGTGTGCCCGCCGAGCGGGGCGTACGCGGCCTTCAACCGCTACGGCGAGCTGACCGGTGTGGACCCTCGCAAGGAGATCCACGCCTATCCGTACAACGGCCACGAGGGAGGCGACGCGGTGCAGGTGCGGCGCCAACTCGACTGGCTCGGCGAGGTGTTGGAGCCAGGCCCGGTCAACCCACAGCCAGGGTGA
- a CDS encoding ABC transporter permease, giving the protein MSTSVKSASPPPGIEEPSGAVARPAPRSGWRRALRRDWQLYSLAVLPLLFFLVFRYLPMIGNVIAFRRFEPGGSMFGEDWVGLRYVRMFLSDPTFWQVFRNTLWLGGLTLVFCFPIPIVLALLLNEVRRRSLKRFVQSVSYLPHFLSIVIVAGLTLQMLATDGPVNHALGRLGHDEIRFIQEPGWFRTIYVGSEIWQTAGWGTILYLAALTTIDEDLYEAARIDGANRWRQIWHVTLPGIRPTMVTLLILNVGTFMAVGFEKVLLLYNPLTYPTADVISTYVYRAGVESNSFSYAAAIGLFEAVIGLVLITTANTLSRRTVGTSLW; this is encoded by the coding sequence ATGAGCACATCCGTCAAGTCGGCCTCTCCACCACCCGGCATCGAAGAACCGTCCGGAGCGGTCGCCCGCCCGGCGCCGCGCAGCGGATGGCGCCGGGCCCTGCGCCGCGACTGGCAGCTGTACTCGCTGGCGGTCCTGCCGCTGCTGTTCTTCCTGGTCTTCCGCTATCTGCCGATGATCGGCAACGTGATCGCGTTCCGGCGCTTCGAGCCCGGGGGCTCGATGTTCGGCGAGGACTGGGTGGGGCTGCGCTATGTGCGCATGTTCCTCAGCGACCCGACCTTCTGGCAGGTGTTCCGCAACACCCTGTGGCTCGGCGGGCTCACGCTCGTGTTCTGCTTCCCGATCCCGATCGTCCTCGCCCTGCTGCTGAACGAGGTGCGCCGACGCTCCCTGAAGCGGTTCGTGCAGTCGGTGTCGTACCTCCCGCACTTCCTGTCGATCGTGATCGTCGCGGGCCTCACCCTGCAGATGCTCGCCACGGACGGCCCGGTCAACCACGCCCTCGGCCGGCTCGGCCACGACGAGATCCGCTTCATCCAGGAACCCGGCTGGTTCCGCACGATCTACGTCGGCTCGGAGATCTGGCAGACCGCGGGCTGGGGCACGATCCTCTATCTCGCCGCACTCACCACCATCGACGAGGACCTGTACGAGGCCGCGCGCATCGACGGCGCCAATCGCTGGCGGCAGATCTGGCACGTCACCCTGCCCGGCATCCGCCCCACCATGGTCACGTTGCTGATCCTCAACGTCGGCACCTTCATGGCGGTCGGCTTCGAGAAGGTCCTGCTCCTGTACAACCCGCTGACCTACCCGACCGCCGACGTGATCTCGACGTATGTGTACCGGGCGGGCGTGGAATCCAACAGCTTCAGCTACGCCGCCGCCATCGGGCTGTTCGAGGCGGTCATCGGCCTGGTCCTGATCACCACCGCCAACACGCTCTCGCGCCGCACAGTGGGGACCAGCCTGTGGTGA